Proteins co-encoded in one Girardinichthys multiradiatus isolate DD_20200921_A chromosome 11, DD_fGirMul_XY1, whole genome shotgun sequence genomic window:
- the LOC124876231 gene encoding thy-1 membrane glycoprotein-like, with protein MLTSLFLCGALGVLLVPVRSQLISVCIEEDEDLRVDCRIKPNPNKITSYEFSWSSGTKESLINTNVSGSAAEVQFRDKSEVVELDPYGYRMTLKGFTNTLPHNTTYMCKISGQVQNINLEKEQLQPCSAVSQFLKTSWSWIVPLLIFLYHTHC; from the exons TGCTGCTGGTCCCTGTACGATCTCAGCTGATCTCTGTGTGCATTGAAGAAGATGAGGACCTCAGAGTGGACTGCAGGATCAAGCCAAATCCCAACAAAATCACCAGCTATGAGTTCTCCTGGTCATCCGGAACCAAGGAGTCCCTGATCAACACCAATGTTTCTGGCTCAGCTGCAGAGGTTCAGTTCAGAGACAAAAGCGAAGTGGTGGAACTTGATCCCTATGGCTACAGGATGACCCTGAAAGGCTTCACTAACACGCTTccacacaacaccacctacaTGTGTAAAATATCTGGGCAGGTTCAAAATATCAATCTGGAGAAAG AACAACTGCAGCCATGCTCGgctgtgagccagtttctgaAGACCTCATGGTCCTGGATCGTCCCACTGCTGATCTTCCTCTATCATACACACTGCTAA